In Symphalangus syndactylus isolate Jambi chromosome 15, NHGRI_mSymSyn1-v2.1_pri, whole genome shotgun sequence, the following are encoded in one genomic region:
- the LOC129463978 gene encoding septin-10-like isoform X7, with protein sequence MASSEMARHLLFHKVSIIPVIAKADTVSKTELQKFKIKLMSELVSNGLQIYQFPMDDDTIAKVNAAMNGQLPFAAVGSMDEVKVGNEMVKAGQYPWGVVQVENENHCGFVKLQEMLICTNTEDLREQTHTRHYELYRRCKLEEMGFTDVGPENKLVSLQEIYEAKRREFHGERQRKEEEMKQMFVQREKEKEAILKEAERELQAKFEHLKRLHQEERMKLEEKRRLLEEEIIAFSKKKATSEIFHSQSFLATGSNLRKDDDRKNSNVL encoded by the exons ATGGCCTCCTCCGAGATGGCGCGGCACCTGCTCTTTCA CAAGGTAAGCATTATACCAGTGATTGCCAAAGCAGATACGGTTTCTAAAACTGAATTACAGAAGTTTAAGATCAAGCTCATGAGTGAATTGGTCAGCAACGGCCTCCAGATATACCAGTTCCCAATGGATGATGACACTATTGCTAAGgtcaatgctgcaatgaatggaCAGTTGCCGTTTGCTGCTGTGGGAAGTATGGATGAGGTGAAAGTCGGAAACGAGATGGTCAAAGCTGGCCAGTACCCTTGGGGTGTTGTACAAGTGGAAAATGAAAACCACTGTGGCTTTGTAAAGCTGCAGGAAATGCTCATTTGTACAAATACGGAGGACCTGCGAGAGCAGACCCATACCAGGCACTATGAGCTTTACAGGCGCTGCAAACTGGAGGAAATGGGCTTTACAGATGTGGGCCCAGAAAACAAGCTGGTCAGTCTTCAAGAGATCTATGAAGCCAAAAGACGTGAGTTCCATGGTGAACgtcagaggaaggaagaagaaatgaagcAGATGTTTGTGCAgcgagaaaaggagaaagaagccaTATTGAAAGAAGCTGAGAGAGAGCTACAGGCCAAATTTGAGCACCTTAAGAGACTTCaccaagaagagagaatgaagcttgaagaaaagagaagactttTGGAAGAAGAAATAATTGCTTTCTCTAAAAAGAAAGCTACCTCCGAGATATTTCACAGCCAGTCCTTTCTGGCAACAGGCAGCAACCTGAGGAAGGACGATGACCGTAAGAACTCCAATGTTCTGTAA
- the LOC129463978 gene encoding septin-10-like isoform X8, which yields MASSEMARHLLFHKVSIIPVIAKADTVSKTELQKFKIKLMSELVSNGLQIYQFPMDDDTIAKVNAAMNGQLPFAAVGSMDEVKVGNEMVKAGQYPWGVVQVENENHCGFVKLQEMLICTNTEDLREQTHTRHYELYRRCKLEEMGFTDVGPENKLVKSYRPNLSTLRDFTKKRE from the exons ATGGCCTCCTCCGAGATGGCGCGGCACCTGCTCTTTCA CAAGGTAAGCATTATACCAGTGATTGCCAAAGCAGATACGGTTTCTAAAACTGAATTACAGAAGTTTAAGATCAAGCTCATGAGTGAATTGGTCAGCAACGGCCTCCAGATATACCAGTTCCCAATGGATGATGACACTATTGCTAAGgtcaatgctgcaatgaatggaCAGTTGCCGTTTGCTGCTGTGGGAAGTATGGATGAGGTGAAAGTCGGAAACGAGATGGTCAAAGCTGGCCAGTACCCTTGGGGTGTTGTACAAGTGGAAAATGAAAACCACTGTGGCTTTGTAAAGCTGCAGGAAATGCTCATTTGTACAAATACGGAGGACCTGCGAGAGCAGACCCATACCAGGCACTATGAGCTTTACAGGCGCTGCAAACTGGAGGAAATGGGCTTTACAGATGTGGGCCCAGAAAACAAGCTGGTCA AGAGCTACAGGCCAAATTTGAGCACCTTAAGAGACTTCaccaagaagagagaatga
- the LOC129463978 gene encoding septin-10-like isoform X4 codes for MASSEMARHLLFQSHMATKTTCMSSQGSDDEQRKRENIRSLTMSGHVGFESLPDQLVNRSIQQGFCFNILCVGETGTGKSTLIDTLFNTNFEDYESSHFCPNVKLKAQTYELQESNVQLKLTIVTTVGFGDQINKEESYQPIVDYIDDQFEAYFQEELKIKRSPFTYHDSHIHVCLYFISPTGHSLKTLDLLTMKNLDSKVSIIPVIAKADTVSKTELQKFKIKLMSELVSNGLQIYQFPMDDDTIAKVNAAMNGQLPFAAVGSMDEVKVGNEMVKAGQYPWGVVQVENENHCGFVKLQEMLICTNTEDLREQTHTRHYELYRRCKLEEMGFTDVGPENKLVKSYRPNLSTLRDFTKKRE; via the exons ATGGCCTCCTCCGAGATGGCGCGGCACCTGCTCTTTCAGTCTCACATGGCAACGAAAACAACTTGTATGTCTTCACAAGGATCAGATGatgaacagagaaaaagagaaaacattcgTTCGTTGACTATGTCTGGCCATGTTGGTTTTGAGAGTTTGCCTGATCAGCTGGTGAACAGATCCATTCAGCAAGGTTTCTGCTTTAATATTCTCTGTGTGGGGGAAACTGGAACTGGAAAATCAACACTGATTGACACATTGTTTAATACTAATTTTGAAGACTATGAATCCTCACATTTTTGCCCAAATGTTAAACTTAAAGCTCAGACATACGAACTCCAGGAAAGTAATGTTCAATTGAAATTGACCATTGTGACTACAGTGGGATTTGGTgaccaaataaataaagaagagagCTACCAACCGATAGTTGACTACATAGATGATCAGTTTGAGGCCTATTTCCAAGAAGAACTGAAGATTAAGCGTTCTCCCTTTACCTACCATGATTCTCACATCCATGTGTGCCTCTACTTCATTTCACCGACAGGCCACTCTCTGAAGACACTTGATCTCTTAACCATGAAGAACCTTGACAGCAAGGTAAGCATTATACCAGTGATTGCCAAAGCAGATACGGTTTCTAAAACTGAATTACAGAAGTTTAAGATCAAGCTCATGAGTGAATTGGTCAGCAACGGCCTCCAGATATACCAGTTCCCAATGGATGATGACACTATTGCTAAGgtcaatgctgcaatgaatggaCAGTTGCCGTTTGCTGCTGTGGGAAGTATGGATGAGGTGAAAGTCGGAAACGAGATGGTCAAAGCTGGCCAGTACCCTTGGGGTGTTGTACAAGTGGAAAATGAAAACCACTGTGGCTTTGTAAAGCTGCAGGAAATGCTCATTTGTACAAATACGGAGGACCTGCGAGAGCAGACCCATACCAGGCACTATGAGCTTTACAGGCGCTGCAAACTGGAGGAAATGGGCTTTACAGATGTGGGCCCAGAAAACAAGCTGGTCA AGAGCTACAGGCCAAATTTGAGCACCTTAAGAGACTTCaccaagaagagagaatga
- the LOC129463978 gene encoding septin-10-like isoform X5: MASSEMARHLKRENIRSLTMSGHVGFESLPDQLVNRSIQQGFCFNILCVGETGTGKSTLIDTLFNTNFEDYESSHFCPNVKLKAQTYELQESNVQLKLTIVTTVGFGDQINKEESYQPIVDYIDDQFEAYFQEELKIKRSPFTYHDSHIHVCLYFISPTGHSLKTLDLLTMKNLDSKVSIIPVIAKADTVSKTELQKFKIKLMSELVSNGLQIYQFPMDDDTIAKVNAAMNGQLPFAAVGSMDEVKVGNEMVKAGQYPWGVVQVENENHCGFVKLQEMLICTNTEDLREQTHTRHYELYRRCKLEEMGFTDVGPENKLVKSYRPNLSTLRDFTKKRE, from the exons ATGGCCTCCTCCGAGATGGCGCGGCACCT aaaaagagaaaacattcgTTCGTTGACTATGTCTGGCCATGTTGGTTTTGAGAGTTTGCCTGATCAGCTGGTGAACAGATCCATTCAGCAAGGTTTCTGCTTTAATATTCTCTGTGTGGGGGAAACTGGAACTGGAAAATCAACACTGATTGACACATTGTTTAATACTAATTTTGAAGACTATGAATCCTCACATTTTTGCCCAAATGTTAAACTTAAAGCTCAGACATACGAACTCCAGGAAAGTAATGTTCAATTGAAATTGACCATTGTGACTACAGTGGGATTTGGTgaccaaataaataaagaagagagCTACCAACCGATAGTTGACTACATAGATGATCAGTTTGAGGCCTATTTCCAAGAAGAACTGAAGATTAAGCGTTCTCCCTTTACCTACCATGATTCTCACATCCATGTGTGCCTCTACTTCATTTCACCGACAGGCCACTCTCTGAAGACACTTGATCTCTTAACCATGAAGAACCTTGACAGCAAGGTAAGCATTATACCAGTGATTGCCAAAGCAGATACGGTTTCTAAAACTGAATTACAGAAGTTTAAGATCAAGCTCATGAGTGAATTGGTCAGCAACGGCCTCCAGATATACCAGTTCCCAATGGATGATGACACTATTGCTAAGgtcaatgctgcaatgaatggaCAGTTGCCGTTTGCTGCTGTGGGAAGTATGGATGAGGTGAAAGTCGGAAACGAGATGGTCAAAGCTGGCCAGTACCCTTGGGGTGTTGTACAAGTGGAAAATGAAAACCACTGTGGCTTTGTAAAGCTGCAGGAAATGCTCATTTGTACAAATACGGAGGACCTGCGAGAGCAGACCCATACCAGGCACTATGAGCTTTACAGGCGCTGCAAACTGGAGGAAATGGGCTTTACAGATGTGGGCCCAGAAAACAAGCTGGTCA AGAGCTACAGGCCAAATTTGAGCACCTTAAGAGACTTCaccaagaagagagaatga
- the LOC129463978 gene encoding septin-10-like isoform X1, with product MASSEMARHLLFQSHMATKTTCMSSQGSDDEQRKRENIRSLTMSGHVGFESLPDQLVNRSIQQGFCFNILCVGETGTGKSTLIDTLFNTNFEDYESSHFCPNVKLKAQTYELQESNVQLKLTIVTTVGFGDQINKEESYQPIVDYIDDQFEAYFQEELKIKRSPFTYHDSHIHVCLYFISPTGHSLKTLDLLTMKNLDSKVSIIPVIAKADTVSKTELQKFKIKLMSELVSNGLQIYQFPMDDDTIAKVNAAMNGQLPFAAVGSMDEVKVGNEMVKAGQYPWGVVQVENENHCGFVKLQEMLICTNTEDLREQTHTRHYELYRRCKLEEMGFTDVGPENKLVSLQEIYEAKRREFHGERQRKEEEMKQMFVQREKEKEAILKEAERELQAKFEHLKRLHQEERMKLEEKRRLLEEEIIAFSKKKATSEIFHSQSFLATGSNLRKEPQLLIFMEKYFQVQGQYVSQSE from the exons ATGGCCTCCTCCGAGATGGCGCGGCACCTGCTCTTTCAGTCTCACATGGCAACGAAAACAACTTGTATGTCTTCACAAGGATCAGATGatgaacagagaaaaagagaaaacattcgTTCGTTGACTATGTCTGGCCATGTTGGTTTTGAGAGTTTGCCTGATCAGCTGGTGAACAGATCCATTCAGCAAGGTTTCTGCTTTAATATTCTCTGTGTGGGGGAAACTGGAACTGGAAAATCAACACTGATTGACACATTGTTTAATACTAATTTTGAAGACTATGAATCCTCACATTTTTGCCCAAATGTTAAACTTAAAGCTCAGACATACGAACTCCAGGAAAGTAATGTTCAATTGAAATTGACCATTGTGACTACAGTGGGATTTGGTgaccaaataaataaagaagagagCTACCAACCGATAGTTGACTACATAGATGATCAGTTTGAGGCCTATTTCCAAGAAGAACTGAAGATTAAGCGTTCTCCCTTTACCTACCATGATTCTCACATCCATGTGTGCCTCTACTTCATTTCACCGACAGGCCACTCTCTGAAGACACTTGATCTCTTAACCATGAAGAACCTTGACAGCAAGGTAAGCATTATACCAGTGATTGCCAAAGCAGATACGGTTTCTAAAACTGAATTACAGAAGTTTAAGATCAAGCTCATGAGTGAATTGGTCAGCAACGGCCTCCAGATATACCAGTTCCCAATGGATGATGACACTATTGCTAAGgtcaatgctgcaatgaatggaCAGTTGCCGTTTGCTGCTGTGGGAAGTATGGATGAGGTGAAAGTCGGAAACGAGATGGTCAAAGCTGGCCAGTACCCTTGGGGTGTTGTACAAGTGGAAAATGAAAACCACTGTGGCTTTGTAAAGCTGCAGGAAATGCTCATTTGTACAAATACGGAGGACCTGCGAGAGCAGACCCATACCAGGCACTATGAGCTTTACAGGCGCTGCAAACTGGAGGAAATGGGCTTTACAGATGTGGGCCCAGAAAACAAGCTGGTCAGTCTTCAAGAGATCTATGAAGCCAAAAGACGTGAGTTCCATGGTGAACgtcagaggaaggaagaagaaatgaagcAGATGTTTGTGCAgcgagaaaaggagaaagaagccaTATTGAAAGAAGCTGAGAGAGAGCTACAGGCCAAATTTGAGCACCTTAAGAGACTTCaccaagaagagagaatgaagcttgaagaaaagagaagactttTGGAAGAAGAAATAATTGCTTTCTCTAAAAAGAAAGCTACCTCCGAGATATTTCACAGCCAGTCCTTTCTGGCAACAGGCAGCAACCTGAGGAAGGA GCCACAGTTACTGATATTTATGGAAAAGTACTTTCAAGTACAAGGTCAATACGTAAGCCAGAGTGAATGA
- the LOC129463978 gene encoding septin-10-like isoform X3: MASSEMARHLKRENIRSLTMSGHVGFESLPDQLVNRSIQQGFCFNILCVGETGTGKSTLIDTLFNTNFEDYESSHFCPNVKLKAQTYELQESNVQLKLTIVTTVGFGDQINKEESYQPIVDYIDDQFEAYFQEELKIKRSPFTYHDSHIHVCLYFISPTGHSLKTLDLLTMKNLDSKVSIIPVIAKADTVSKTELQKFKIKLMSELVSNGLQIYQFPMDDDTIAKVNAAMNGQLPFAAVGSMDEVKVGNEMVKAGQYPWGVVQVENENHCGFVKLQEMLICTNTEDLREQTHTRHYELYRRCKLEEMGFTDVGPENKLVSLQEIYEAKRREFHGERQRKEEEMKQMFVQREKEKEAILKEAERELQAKFEHLKRLHQEERMKLEEKRRLLEEEIIAFSKKKATSEIFHSQSFLATGSNLRKDDDRKNSNVL, translated from the exons ATGGCCTCCTCCGAGATGGCGCGGCACCT aaaaagagaaaacattcgTTCGTTGACTATGTCTGGCCATGTTGGTTTTGAGAGTTTGCCTGATCAGCTGGTGAACAGATCCATTCAGCAAGGTTTCTGCTTTAATATTCTCTGTGTGGGGGAAACTGGAACTGGAAAATCAACACTGATTGACACATTGTTTAATACTAATTTTGAAGACTATGAATCCTCACATTTTTGCCCAAATGTTAAACTTAAAGCTCAGACATACGAACTCCAGGAAAGTAATGTTCAATTGAAATTGACCATTGTGACTACAGTGGGATTTGGTgaccaaataaataaagaagagagCTACCAACCGATAGTTGACTACATAGATGATCAGTTTGAGGCCTATTTCCAAGAAGAACTGAAGATTAAGCGTTCTCCCTTTACCTACCATGATTCTCACATCCATGTGTGCCTCTACTTCATTTCACCGACAGGCCACTCTCTGAAGACACTTGATCTCTTAACCATGAAGAACCTTGACAGCAAGGTAAGCATTATACCAGTGATTGCCAAAGCAGATACGGTTTCTAAAACTGAATTACAGAAGTTTAAGATCAAGCTCATGAGTGAATTGGTCAGCAACGGCCTCCAGATATACCAGTTCCCAATGGATGATGACACTATTGCTAAGgtcaatgctgcaatgaatggaCAGTTGCCGTTTGCTGCTGTGGGAAGTATGGATGAGGTGAAAGTCGGAAACGAGATGGTCAAAGCTGGCCAGTACCCTTGGGGTGTTGTACAAGTGGAAAATGAAAACCACTGTGGCTTTGTAAAGCTGCAGGAAATGCTCATTTGTACAAATACGGAGGACCTGCGAGAGCAGACCCATACCAGGCACTATGAGCTTTACAGGCGCTGCAAACTGGAGGAAATGGGCTTTACAGATGTGGGCCCAGAAAACAAGCTGGTCAGTCTTCAAGAGATCTATGAAGCCAAAAGACGTGAGTTCCATGGTGAACgtcagaggaaggaagaagaaatgaagcAGATGTTTGTGCAgcgagaaaaggagaaagaagccaTATTGAAAGAAGCTGAGAGAGAGCTACAGGCCAAATTTGAGCACCTTAAGAGACTTCaccaagaagagagaatgaagcttgaagaaaagagaagactttTGGAAGAAGAAATAATTGCTTTCTCTAAAAAGAAAGCTACCTCCGAGATATTTCACAGCCAGTCCTTTCTGGCAACAGGCAGCAACCTGAGGAAGGACGATGACCGTAAGAACTCCAATGTTCTGTAA
- the LOC129463978 gene encoding septin-10-like isoform X6, with amino-acid sequence MASSEMARHLLFQSHMATKTTCMSSQGSDDEQRKRENIRSIIPVIAKADTVSKTELQKFKIKLMSELVSNGLQIYQFPMDDDTIAKVNAAMNGQLPFAAVGSMDEVKVGNEMVKAGQYPWGVVQVENENHCGFVKLQEMLICTNTEDLREQTHTRHYELYRRCKLEEMGFTDVGPENKLVSLQEIYEAKRREFHGERQRKEEEMKQMFVQREKEKEAILKEAERELQAKFEHLKRLHQEERMKLEEKRRLLEEEIIAFSKKKATSEIFHSQSFLATGSNLRKDDDRKNSNVL; translated from the exons ATGGCCTCCTCCGAGATGGCGCGGCACCTGCTCTTTCAGTCTCACATGGCAACGAAAACAACTTGTATGTCTTCACAAGGATCAGATGatgaacagagaaaaagagaaaacattcgTTC CATTATACCAGTGATTGCCAAAGCAGATACGGTTTCTAAAACTGAATTACAGAAGTTTAAGATCAAGCTCATGAGTGAATTGGTCAGCAACGGCCTCCAGATATACCAGTTCCCAATGGATGATGACACTATTGCTAAGgtcaatgctgcaatgaatggaCAGTTGCCGTTTGCTGCTGTGGGAAGTATGGATGAGGTGAAAGTCGGAAACGAGATGGTCAAAGCTGGCCAGTACCCTTGGGGTGTTGTACAAGTGGAAAATGAAAACCACTGTGGCTTTGTAAAGCTGCAGGAAATGCTCATTTGTACAAATACGGAGGACCTGCGAGAGCAGACCCATACCAGGCACTATGAGCTTTACAGGCGCTGCAAACTGGAGGAAATGGGCTTTACAGATGTGGGCCCAGAAAACAAGCTGGTCAGTCTTCAAGAGATCTATGAAGCCAAAAGACGTGAGTTCCATGGTGAACgtcagaggaaggaagaagaaatgaagcAGATGTTTGTGCAgcgagaaaaggagaaagaagccaTATTGAAAGAAGCTGAGAGAGAGCTACAGGCCAAATTTGAGCACCTTAAGAGACTTCaccaagaagagagaatgaagcttgaagaaaagagaagactttTGGAAGAAGAAATAATTGCTTTCTCTAAAAAGAAAGCTACCTCCGAGATATTTCACAGCCAGTCCTTTCTGGCAACAGGCAGCAACCTGAGGAAGGACGATGACCGTAAGAACTCCAATGTTCTGTAA
- the LOC129463978 gene encoding septin-10-like isoform X2 has translation MASSEMARHLLFQSHMATKTTCMSSQGSDDEQRKRENIRSLTMSGHVGFESLPDQLVNRSIQQGFCFNILCVGETGTGKSTLIDTLFNTNFEDYESSHFCPNVKLKAQTYELQESNVQLKLTIVTTVGFGDQINKEESYQPIVDYIDDQFEAYFQEELKIKRSPFTYHDSHIHVCLYFISPTGHSLKTLDLLTMKNLDSKVSIIPVIAKADTVSKTELQKFKIKLMSELVSNGLQIYQFPMDDDTIAKVNAAMNGQLPFAAVGSMDEVKVGNEMVKAGQYPWGVVQVENENHCGFVKLQEMLICTNTEDLREQTHTRHYELYRRCKLEEMGFTDVGPENKLVSLQEIYEAKRREFHGERQRKEEEMKQMFVQREKEKEAILKEAERELQAKFEHLKRLHQEERMKLEEKRRLLEEEIIAFSKKKATSEIFHSQSFLATGSNLRKDDDRKNSNVL, from the coding sequence ATGGCCTCCTCCGAGATGGCGCGGCACCTGCTCTTTCAGTCTCACATGGCAACGAAAACAACTTGTATGTCTTCACAAGGATCAGATGatgaacagagaaaaagagaaaacattcgTTCGTTGACTATGTCTGGCCATGTTGGTTTTGAGAGTTTGCCTGATCAGCTGGTGAACAGATCCATTCAGCAAGGTTTCTGCTTTAATATTCTCTGTGTGGGGGAAACTGGAACTGGAAAATCAACACTGATTGACACATTGTTTAATACTAATTTTGAAGACTATGAATCCTCACATTTTTGCCCAAATGTTAAACTTAAAGCTCAGACATACGAACTCCAGGAAAGTAATGTTCAATTGAAATTGACCATTGTGACTACAGTGGGATTTGGTgaccaaataaataaagaagagagCTACCAACCGATAGTTGACTACATAGATGATCAGTTTGAGGCCTATTTCCAAGAAGAACTGAAGATTAAGCGTTCTCCCTTTACCTACCATGATTCTCACATCCATGTGTGCCTCTACTTCATTTCACCGACAGGCCACTCTCTGAAGACACTTGATCTCTTAACCATGAAGAACCTTGACAGCAAGGTAAGCATTATACCAGTGATTGCCAAAGCAGATACGGTTTCTAAAACTGAATTACAGAAGTTTAAGATCAAGCTCATGAGTGAATTGGTCAGCAACGGCCTCCAGATATACCAGTTCCCAATGGATGATGACACTATTGCTAAGgtcaatgctgcaatgaatggaCAGTTGCCGTTTGCTGCTGTGGGAAGTATGGATGAGGTGAAAGTCGGAAACGAGATGGTCAAAGCTGGCCAGTACCCTTGGGGTGTTGTACAAGTGGAAAATGAAAACCACTGTGGCTTTGTAAAGCTGCAGGAAATGCTCATTTGTACAAATACGGAGGACCTGCGAGAGCAGACCCATACCAGGCACTATGAGCTTTACAGGCGCTGCAAACTGGAGGAAATGGGCTTTACAGATGTGGGCCCAGAAAACAAGCTGGTCAGTCTTCAAGAGATCTATGAAGCCAAAAGACGTGAGTTCCATGGTGAACgtcagaggaaggaagaagaaatgaagcAGATGTTTGTGCAgcgagaaaaggagaaagaagccaTATTGAAAGAAGCTGAGAGAGAGCTACAGGCCAAATTTGAGCACCTTAAGAGACTTCaccaagaagagagaatgaagcttgaagaaaagagaagactttTGGAAGAAGAAATAATTGCTTTCTCTAAAAAGAAAGCTACCTCCGAGATATTTCACAGCCAGTCCTTTCTGGCAACAGGCAGCAACCTGAGGAAGGACGATGACCGTAAGAACTCCAATGTTCTGTAA